The DNA sequence TAATGGGCTTCCTGAGTAGAAACGCCATTGGTTACCATTCCTAAATTAACACCGCGAACGATATTCCCTAAAGCGATTCCGAAAAACAAAGCCAAAAGTAAACTGGCAATGCCAAACGCTTTATCCCAAATGGTCTCCCACATCGGATGGTGTACTTGTCCACGCATTTCTAAACCAATCGCACGGAAAATTAACAACCACAAAATCATGATTAAAGGCAGGTAAAACCCGCTAAAAGAAGAAGCGTATAAGGTCGGGAACGCAAAAAACAAAACCCCTCCGGCTGCAATAATCCAAACTTCATTCGCATCCCAAAACGGACCGATGGCGCTTGTAATTGCTTTTTTATCTTTTTCTGTTTTAGCAAAAAACAAATGAATAATTCCTGCTCCAAAATCGTAACCGTCCAAAACAATATAAACGGCCAGAATTCCCATTAAAACGACGTACCAAAAAAATTCCATACTTATTTATTTTCAGTTAAAGCTTCATTGTGAGGCCCTTTGTTGATAATTTTCCCAATCAATAATAAAAACAACATTCCGAGTAAAAGGTATAGTCCGATAAAACCTAATAACGTAAACAACGTATTTCCGGAAGAAACCGTTGGCGAGGCACCTTCGGCAGTTCGCAATAAATTATAAACCAACCACGGCTGTCTTCCTAACTCGGCGGTATACCAGCCTGTTGTGTTTGCGATATACGGAAATGGCATCATAAAAAGCAAGGACCATAAAATCCATTTGGTCTCAAATAATTTCCCTCGAATAAGCTGAAAAAGGGCACAAACCATTAAACCAATAAATAAGGTTCCGAGTCCAACCATAATATGATAGGCATAATACAACCCTGAAATATTGGTTGGATGTACCTCTTCTTCAAACTGATCTAAACCTTTTATTTCTTCGTGCCAACTTCCATAAGTCAGGAAACTCAGAATATTGGGAACTGCGATTTTATTGTCCAGTTTTTTGTCTTTAACATCGGGCTGACCAATTAAAACAATTTCAGAACCTTCTTTTTCGGTATGAAAAATTCCTTCCATAGCAGCGAAGGTTACCGGTTGGTATTTTACCACGTTTTTCGCCAGTAAATCTCCCGTAGGAACGGCAACAATCATACTTGAAATCAATCCGAAAATAACGCCTGTTTTAAGAAACAATTTTCCAAAAACAACATTCTTTTTACTTAAGATATAAAATGCGCCTATTCCGGCTACGACAAACGAACTGGTAACCAATGAAGCGGCCTGATTGTGCAAATA is a window from the Flavobacterium cupriresistens genome containing:
- a CDS encoding cytochrome ubiquinol oxidase subunit I, which codes for MEEMLFYDRMQFAFTITFHYLFPQLTMGLSLIIVYFKWKYLKTQNEQYNHATHFWMRIFALNFAMGVVTGIPMEFQFGTNWAKFSELTGGIIGQTLAMEGMFSFFLESSFLGLFLFGEKLLGHKWHFVTGLLICIGSWASGFLIIATHSWMQNPVGYEILENGKFVLNNFQALFLNPWLWPSYLHNQAASLVTSSFVVAGIGAFYILSKKNVVFGKLFLKTGVIFGLISSMIVAVPTGDLLAKNVVKYQPVTFAAMEGIFHTEKEGSEIVLIGQPDVKDKKLDNKIAVPNILSFLTYGSWHEEIKGLDQFEEEVHPTNISGLYYAYHIMVGLGTLFIGLMVCALFQLIRGKLFETKWILWSLLFMMPFPYIANTTGWYTAELGRQPWLVYNLLRTAEGASPTVSSGNTLFTLLGFIGLYLLLGMLFLLLIGKIINKGPHNEALTENK